A region of the Cryptococcus neoformans var. neoformans B-3501A chromosome 6, whole genome shotgun sequence genome:
ATGCTCAAACCAGATATGCTGAAGGTACCAAGGAGATCATCAGGCGTTACTTTGCTGGCGAGGAGCAGAACCCTGTTAACTTGATCGTTACCAACGGTGATGTGAGTTTTGCAGCTTTGCTGGTGTATGATATGTAAGAGCTACGGTTAATAAGGCATACTTAGTACGCAAGCAAGTCTTACGGTAACcgagatgagaagaagaaggagcagagCCAAGTAAACGCAGCCAAGTAAACGCGTCTCTTTACTCTGCCTTGTCATTTATTTTTGCACTCACAGCCGGATTGAACATAGTaagaagaatgaatgaaTTGAATGAGTTACAGCCGTCCAAAAGTACTCTTCGATATCGTATTGTTTTGCTAAATCTTATGAGATCCACATCGGCCCAATCAGTCTAAAAAGCCTCTCTTATTAGTCCACCTTCATCAGCTCACGCCTCTCCTCGATGACATAATAAATAATGATACCATGGTGAGGTTTTTGTATCTGTAAAATTGTAGGAGAAAGTTAGAGAGCGACGTTAAACGATCTAGACGGAAAAACTCACATAATAAGCTGCAGTACCATTCAACCGCAGCAGTGAGGCATACAAACTGGTTTGAAAAAGGTGAACGGGAAGTACGTAAATAAGGGGTGAACATAAGAAGTATCTGTTTTGTTCATCGCCTTGCTTCTGCGCCTGAGCGACTTCTCGTAATTGAGAGTACGAATATCGTGGTAACTAATTAActaataattaattaaaGTGTATGCGGCAATCACCGCTTATTGATGACGAGGCAAGAAGGTGTTGTGGCCCGTGGGGTGTATTATTTCCCACCGGTACCGCCGCCTCATCTTGTGACATTCTCACTTCCTCATTTCTAACGCTGTCAGCTCCCAGCCATGCCCccaaagggaaagaagacaaaggcagaagaggcaCTTGATTTCCTTTCCAACCTCGATAATCTTGATGCGCCAGACACGTCAAGCCCTCCTCCCACAGGCGAGGCCACACGCGACTCAACAGACAGTACTCGCAAGTCTCTCTCCGCTTCAAGAGAGCTTCCAAGCAAGGCAGCTGCAAAACCCACGAccgaagatgaggaggcaGAATCTGCTTTGGCGTTCTTGAATGCCCAAATCAATCAGAAGAGAGCAAAACCATTGAGCGACTCTCGAGCGGGGACCCCTCTTTCAGCCGCCGGGTCGTCTGCCGCAACTGCCAGTGCATCTACGTCTGCTCCTAAACCCAAGGCACCTGCTACAGAACCTATCAATATGCCCACAGAAACCCCTTCTCCCGCTCAATCGTCGGGCGGTTGGGGTTCATTTTGGTCCACCGCGACTTCCGCCCTTCAATCTGCGCAGCGTGTTGCCGATGAGCAGTACCAGAAGGTCAAGAGTGAAGGCGTCAATGGTGTTACAGGCCAGCTTGAGAACCTTCGTGTCAACGTAAAATCTGTCCCTGGAGTCGACTTAAGTAAACTGAGGAAAGGTGCGGAGGAAAGACTGGGAGGGTTCGTCAGGGGAGTGGACTTGGACAAGCTTCGTATGTTCTAGACCATACTTGTGCATGCTGATGCTGACGGATTTTCTGTAGGAAAGGACCTTGTCAACACTacttcctcaactcttACCACCATTCTCGACACAGTTGCCCCGCCTATTTCAGAACACGAAACTCTTGAGCTTTGGCTATCCCACCCCATGATCGGGTACGCCGGTGTTGAAGGTGTAATCTACCGCGCCTGGGCTCGTATCTTGGAGCAAACGGAAAGCGGAGAGCTCATCATTATATGGTCTCCTTCGCCAACTCCTGATGATGGCTCGGGAGAGCCCAGGAGTATCAACCCCGTCGAAGGATGGGACGCCGCTTGGGAACttggaaagaaagaagttgCTGCCATTAAGGCccgggaggaggaaaaacCCCGAGGTAGAGCAGAAGCAAAGCGCAACGTGCATGTTACCACTGTTCCtatcttccttcacctccaacctcttcttgtccGTCTTCCTTACGCCGAACCGCCTATTcactcctccacctccactcaGGACAAGCCTTTCACCCCGCCTAACCACTTGtatttcctcttcactctcgAGGACCCCTCTCATTCATTAAAATTTACGACTGTCAGTCAGCCGACTCCTTCGGACTGGATGGATGTCGAGTATGAAAACTCTGAGTGGGTTGAGGAGAGATTGGTCGAGGTGTTGAGGACAGGTGTAGAGGTTATTGCTCAAGATGTGAGTTCAAGTAATACAGATCTGGAATTGTCATTGACCTTTTGGGTAGTACGTTGCCACCCGAATGGGGCTCAAGCCTTCCGCCCCacaagctgctgctgtggCCGCGTTGGTGGAGCAGGCTAatcaagaggaggaagacaaaGCTGCAgcagatgagaagaagagtgatTAAGAAGCATGCGATGTACTACAGTATACGTGGACGAGGGCAGAGTAATGATTTCTCAAAGATTCGCGAACTTTTGGATACGTATGATGAAAATAATGAGCTCCACATTGTTGTCTGTATGACGCCAGTTCATATCATACATCTTCTTATCTATAATCAACAACGGAAGATTGCCATCTTGTGCCGGATATGCTACCTCAATGATAAATCAACAAAAGTTATAAACAACGATGCGAATGTCCGTTTTAGGAAAACAATACGAAATCCTTATACAATGTGTCCCTGAGTTCGCAAGATTCTTGCCCATCTGGATCGCCATCAGTGAGGGCCTTAAGATCAGTAACCGAGCAACTCACTGGTCTCTCTTTAAATTagcctcttccaactctctcttcagcttctgATTCTCCAGTTGCAACACATTCCTGTTGGCCTTGGTCACCTGCAAGTCGTTACGCAACGCTTGGAAGGCCTCGTCTTCCGGAAGTTGAGCGTCATTGAACATGCCGTCAAGCTCAGTATTGAACGCCTGATTTGTATAGGTCAGTCTCAATATGCAACCTGAAGGTGAATTGATCTACTTCATAAACAACATCCAGCTCAATCTGAGCATCACCTAGCTGACGTTGCAGCAGCTCGTGATGCTCTCTCGATCTCTCAAGTTGACCCTTCAACATACTGATCTCCTGGGATTTCTGCTCTTGATAAGCTTAATTCTGTCAGTCGAGTCTATCTAACTTACCTCATCGTTCTCTGCTATAGCACGCCTGCCTAAAACTACTGCCTGTTCAGCATCCATTTCTGCTTGTCTCAGATGTAAATCCATCCTTTGAGTGATCTGCACGATTCCTCGAGCGCACTCGTCCATAACGTCGATTTCGATGTCTTTCTTGGACTGAGAAGATTGacgggaaagagatggtgTAAGGTCATAAACATCTTGTTCAACCATTCGCTTGCAGGTAATTTAGCTTTAGGCCTTGATGTGACGTACGAATAACTTACGCTGATATGACGCTTCTGAGGGCTTCTGGGTAATGATCCGGCTCTGTCAATCTTGACCGCCAACGACTGCTTTGCCTTGCCAGATTCTCTAATAATCTGCTTCCTCAATCCCGACACCTCAGACTTTAGTCGCTTTGCAGACCCTCTCGCATCGCGTATCTGTATTCATCTCAGCATCTGCTTACTTCAAGAATCAATCATGTCACTTACCTTGTTAAGGGTGGCATCCATGGCTCCGACAACATCCTCATATTCTTTCATTTCTACGTCCTCTCCACCCCCGCATGTCCCTGCAGTGTTCACTGTGTTGATTGTGTCGGCGCTGGCAACACTGTTGATTGAGCTACGGGAAGCTGACACTGTCCTTGCACTCATGAGTGGACCACTAGTTCTTCTGGGCGTGCCAGCCTTGGCTGATGTCCTCCGGTGAGGCTTAATCACCAGTGGAGGATTATTGCCAACCTCACCCAACGGGCTCTTGCCGAGGGAAGGTGAACGTTTACGTGGCGAAAGACTTTCTACAGAGTGCTGTCGTTTGGCAGTAGAGGGTATGGAGGGTGTATTGGTAGCAAAGGGGtcgttctcttcttcacctttgAGTGGAACGGTTTCTCGATTGAGGGAGATGCGACGACCATTTCCAGAGACAATCCTCAACCCAGTGTGACGAGAACCAGCAGTAGAACTGGAGGTAATAGCAGTACTAGGAAGCTGCGTTTTGATGGTCGGGAGGGGACTTCGAGGAACTGGTCCCCTGGGGCCTCCTGGTCGAGACGTGGAAGGTTTGTGCGAAAGGGAAGGCTTTGACGTGAGAGATGGGTCGGACGGAAGATAATAAGTCGGTGCGATTGCAACACTGGGCGCGGGGCTTGTCGCACGACTGGGAGAGGTCACAACATGTTCAGAACTGATTGTCTGGGCCCTACTAGGAGTCTTACGGATATTGAGAGGAGCTGTGACTGGAGAAGTAATTATTGGCGGCGGTAGACGGGCTTGAGGAGTGGTGTCGGTATCTGGACTGGCAGGGTGTTTGGGAGGCGTAGCGTTTCTAATTCGAAGTGGTGAACTTGATTTCGAAGGAGAGCTGGGAGGAATAGGAGAATTTGTTCCAGTCGTCCTACAAGAAATGTACCTTTCCGCTATTCCTTCATTActcctcctcaactctGTCACACTTCTGTTTCCCAATTTGTTTAATTTAGGTGCAGTGCCGGAACTAAGAGTCGTAGATtgtccattcttcttcgcagCGTCCAACCTCTGGTTCAAATCGATCTCACTTTGTCGGATGTTATCTGTTTCGGCAGCATATGGTGCTCCCGCGATGAGGCTATGAGGGTCCGGCGATAGTGAAATTTTCGAGAATTTTTTCTTGCTcgcttctttttcctcatgTCCATCCGTCGAATATAAGCTCGTTTCCATGGAGGACGATCTGCTCATCGCGTACTTTGAACCCCTCTTCGAGCCGGCGGTGCTAAACATGTCATTACTGGTGCCGCTCCTACCAGAGACGCTACCAGCACCGAAGAGATTACGAGAGATGGTGTCAAGATTGAGCATAGATGGGCGAATGCGATGGGTACCAGACGACGGAGTAGTGGGACAAGAAATGGTGCCGGTGCGGAATTTGAAGATGCCATAATGGTTGACTAATCATCAGCGCAGACTTTTTGAAATGACTTACTTGTAGAAGctatcttctccttgactTCGCTCATGTCTACCACTATCCTCTCtgcttcctcctttcctgCCACGCTGTGTGCATATCGACAAAGACCACCCGCCATTGGCTGTAAGTAGACACTCAGTTTTGTACTCCTCGTGTCTATCGGCAACGCAGGAGCCATCccgtcttcatcaacatGGATGACGACCTTGCCTTTCCTCTGGCCACACCATTCATTCCGGTTCCAAACATCCCAGAAACATGTAGCCCGCTCCAAATCCCCGCCTTCGAAATCGACCTCGGTCTCGCTTTGTAAGACTCGGGGAACAGCCTTACTTTCTGAAGATGGTAGCACCTTAGCTCGAGCAAGAGCTTGCGCGGCCCAGAGGTTCTGAATGAATCGCAATTTGTCCTTTCGTGTTGCAACAGGGTCAAGAGAAACCGAATAGGGAGGGTGAACTGTGGAATATGACCGGAATGATCTATTGCCCCATCGGCCACACTGATCCGCAGGAGGGCGTTCAAAGAAAAGGTGAAAGTCACCATTTCCGACATCTGATGCCATCACATCCAAAATATCAACCTCGCCTCGGTAGCTCAATTTGTCCCTCTTTGCGttgttcttttcctttacTGCGATACCCCCTCCCGATTTCACAAGTTTTTGCACATCGTCAGTACCGGTAATTTTCCGACCACTGATGGAAGACGATTGTCGCTTGACAATCATAAGCTTGTCATCAAACAAGAATAGGGTGCAGTGAAGGGTTGGCATGGCGGAAGTTACGGATTGAGGTGATTGAGGTATATGCGAACCGGTTGATGGGAGAGAGCCAAACGCAGGCAAAGATGGTGTTGAGGCGGTAGAAACTGCAGTGCGAGAATTAATGGAGGTTGGTCGACCATTGGGACATTGCGCTGTGGGATATTCAGCAGGGATATCCTCCACGTCGATTGCATCGATAAAGTCCCGGTTGTTACTGAAAAGCTTGGCCTGTACTTTGCGTCAGCGATATGACGCATGACAAAGCCATACCACTCACCGGAAAGTTATCAATGTTCCTCTCCAAATTATACATAACTGTTGCCCTGACTGTTTGTGCATCTGGTTCACACCTTGCAATACCAGATGCAATTTCAATGGCTTCAAGGAGCTTAGCACGCTGAGTCGAAAGAGGAGACATGCATTTTATCATCGCTGGACGACCATTAGTCATTGTTTCTAAGACTTGAAATAAGTGTACGTACTTTGCCAAAGGAGAGTATACCTCGGAATGCGTTGTACAGGTTCCATGAGCAATTCTCTCAGGCCAATATTTCCAATGCCAGTGGTCTGATATTTAGTGCTCTAATTTTCCATAGCTATGAGCTTCATCCACCGTCCATAGTTGAGCCACTCACCTCGATGAAGGTCCCAAACCCTATGAACTTCTTTAAAGAATCCTGAAAGAGTTTTTGTGACTCATCTTGTTTGCTCAAATATGTTCTATATGGATCAAACGTTCGGAGAATTTTGAACTATTCATAAGTCAATCGATGCATGAGTTTGTGATACTCACTAAACTTACATGTTTCAGGCATACATCACCGACAAGATCCTCAGCATGTCCAGATTGCATCATCTCTTCTAAATCACCCAGAAATGCCATTGACGCGGGTACAATGAGTTCTATATTCGCAAACATTGCTTTGGCTTCGTATGGCGGTATCAGCTGCTGGTTGGGATCCTTGGAGTAAAGCCGCAATCTGTCTGCGTAAGCCTAAGTGAAATATCAGCGCATGAGCACCGGGCATATGGTACCTATTCACAGTCTTAAGGGCATGAACCCTTGATAGGTAGCTCCTCTCTGTCCGCACTAGCTCTTCGATGACATTTGCcaatttcttcttcatctcatcGCTCTTCACAGCTGTCCACACTGGCCCTGTGTTCCCGCGcgcatcatcatccgaaTCAGGTGGTTGTGAAAGTCGCGATGGAGTCGTTGGTCTACCATTAGTTGTCTgcgcaggaggagggagagttGACAGAGGCTTAAGCGGTTCACCAAGGTGCGCAAGGAGATTTGCCGTTTCTGCATATATAATGTGAGTAACTTATCTCTCGTCTCCATTTGCGAGCATACACAtaccttcaccttctctctcaaTGATGACATCACATAAGAACGCTCGTCGAGTGATCTTTCTACCAGTATCCTTGTCTGTGGATCTTGTAGAGCTGTTGAGGTCGATGGCTTTTGGAGGAGGGGCCGGGGGGAATGGTTCAGCTGAACGATGTCTAGAGAGAGGCCGTGGTTTGGTCGGTGATAACAGTGGTCCCATTTTTCTCACTGGTCGCTTTGCTTATGGATAGCTGTTATATAGCTAAAAGGATATCTGAAGTGAAAAACGGTTGATGGGGATGTTGAGTGATTGAGATGGCAGCCAATTGTTTATCCCTTTATGAATCGGCAAAAGCAGGCACGCAGCAATCAATTTTACGTAATGAATTCAAGAAGAGACGTCATCACTTCCGTGAGTTCGGCCGCATACAGGAGGTTACTACGTATCGACGTGTACCACAATACAACAACGACAATTGTTACATCTATACTTGTACACCTATTTGAGCATTTTTAAAAATGGCCCAGCCATCCATTCCTGATCATCTCCATGATGGTGAAGAGCTGGATGAAGATCTGGCTGATATAACGAGCCAAACACGGCTTTCACTATCTTCCGCCTCGTCTGGAAACCGCACAGCCAGACAAAGTCGAAGCTCAAGCTCAGCAACAATTCGCAACTTAAGTGCCGGAGGGTTATTCGGGAGGATaaggcgaagaggaaaagaagacgactattcagatgaagacgaggaagcgATTGCGGGGGAAGAACTCGCAGATACAGCGAGTCCAATTCCTGCTCGTGGGTGGAGGACTCATCTCACCGACGATCAGGACAACGAAGTCGAAGCAGGGCCGAGTGACTATCACGAACGGGAAACAGCGACACCCTCGACCCCTACATCATCAAGCCTTCCCCCATCCGGTTGGAGACAACCGAGCACCCAGCCGTTTGACCCAGATGCGCTTGAAGAGGGACCCAGTGATTACTGGGGTGCCGGTACCCCGCCTGTCGTACCAGCATACCTACATGAGAGTACCCCATCAACCACTATAGATTCACCGGTCATCAACGAatacgatgatgatgagtaTGAGCGACGAATACGAGATGTTATGGCCCACAATGCTCAATCGACTCCCGGAACCAACTCCCCAAATCTCAGTGTCAGCGAATCATTCCCTTACCATCCGTCTCAAATCCACGGCAATCGCTTGCATGGAAGGGCACaccttgatgagaaagCTGACTCTGGGatcggagaagaggagttTGGCCGACGAAAAGTTTTGATCGACGATGTGTCCGAAGCCACTCCATCTGTCGCCTCGGCCACACCTTCAAAACTACAAGAACGATACGCTCCAGGGTCCGCACTAAGCCCTTCCAAGCGAACGTCTTTCATCCGTAAGTCTGAGACAGTACTGATCCGAGCTAATAAAATAGATCCCTCCGTTTCCCGTCTTAGGTCACACATGcgttcatcatcctctgctaCCCAGCAATCTGTCCAACACCCGCAGCTCCTGCAACTTCGCGCACCCAGTCACTTTTCTCAGATAGACGTGGCCAAGTCAGAGACTATGTCTACTACCAGTGCTCCCCTTCAGccctccaaccttcctGTGCAACCTCCAAACATTCCAAGGAACAAAGCAGAGCTCAATCAAGGGCCTGCTTTCCAGTTTCATCCTTTACGCAAGCTTTCAGCCCATCTTTTCGCTAGACAAACTAACGGAACGTCGTCACCTCGTCCAGACATAAACAAAAGGGCAGGCTCGGTATTGAAGCTACCATTAGGGAGTCCGACTACCAAGGAAATACCAGAAGCTCAAAATTTGGGAAAGCCTACGGTCATGGATATTCGAGGCATGATAGCTGTTGGGACTGATAGGGGATATATTGTCGTCTATGGGTTCGGACAAGAAATCAAGTATATATTAGGTCCTGAAGAACCAAGTAAGTCTCGAATGTTACCGAATAGAGCTAATTGCCAGCGTCGGCCATCACTGCTGTGGCCATATCCTCAGATGAGACTTACATTGCTGTCGGTTTTTCTTCTGGGTCCATTTACTTATATGAcctttcttccccttcttcacctgcCCGTACAGCCCACTTCCTCACTCTCAAACAAATTCAGTCTGGCAGACGAGAAGGTCATCTGGAGGGTAGCCGGATACTGCATATAGGTTTCGTTGGCGCGAGGCATACCTCAATTGTCAGCGGTGATGAACACGGACGTGCTTTTTGGTGGAGCTTAGGCAAGGTCATGGGAGTGGAGAGTACGGATGTCATTCGTATGCTTGGCTCTTATCCGTCCGGCTTGATTCCAACCACCGCTCCACCTTATCCGGCCAAGAGACCTACAACTCTCTTTTCGgcctctcctctccccttAGGCGACTCTCCTCACCCTACTGACAAATTCTCACTTTCTGCTCTCTTAACGCCATCAAAGCTTGTCATTGTAGGGATGAAACCACAAGCTAAGACATGGTTCCGCAAGATGCGTGATGGAGCCGGTGGCGACCAAGGTGCTTATACCGGGTGTACATCATGGTTGAGGAGCGGAGAAGTTGGTAAAGGGTTTGAAAAGGAAgtggcaaagaagaagaaggttttGGAGGAGGTTTCAGATCCCGTAATTGCGTATTCGTGGGGTAAGGCTGTGAGGTTTGTCAGGGTCAGGGTGCAGGAAGTAGGCGACGATGTATCTCCAGACTTTgtggaagggagaaaatgGGAAGCCGGAGAGAGCGTAAAATTTTTGGACTGGTATGATTCTAACGTGGGTCCGCTCGTACCAATATACTCGAACACCAGCTAATTCCGATTCGCAGCACCTGCTTGTGATAACAGTTTCCCAATTGACCCTTCTTGACGTACGATCAATGAAAGCTGTTGAAGAGACACCTTTGCAAACACAGCTCTTGACAAGTCAGGACTTTTATTCGGGATTATCTGTCAAAGGTATCATGGAAAATGTGCCAAAGTCATTTGCGGGAAGTGTGAGAACGCACCGGGGCAAACTCTTTTTGCTTGTACGTGAAATCGGGATACGGAATAATCATGGACTAATTTTCTGCAGACAAAATCCAACTTGCAAGTGGgcactcttcttcactggAACGACCGTATCCTTTCACAAGTTCATCGTGGCGATTTTCTCTCTGCCATCAATGTTGCTCTTTCCTACTATAATGGTACTGCCACCGGTAACACAATTAACCTTCCTTTCGAAGCTTCATTTCGCAAAGAGGTGGTGGGAAAGAGGATCAAGGAGTTGATGAAGGCCTCTTTGGAATGGGCGTTCTCGCCGGACAGGATGTCGGACGATACCCATTACAGTGCCGACGGACGAGGTGTAGACCTGACAGATCTGTTTGAAGGCCTTGCCGCATCCTGTATTGAAGCCTGTCTCGATATTGGTGATACcgacttcctcttcaatgaCTCATATGAGCACTTTTCTCAAATGGGTATCCAAGGGATTTTCCTCCACATCCTTGAacctttcatcttctccggTCGACTGCGTGAAGTCCCACCCGACATCATCAAGGCTCTCATTACCATGCATAGCGAAAAAGGCGAGCTCGATCAGGCAGAATCGATGATTTGGCATGTTGAGCCCATGTCACTTGATATCAACCAGGCTATCACTCTTTGTGAGGCTCATGGATTATGGGATGCCATGATACATGTTTACACTCGAGCCATGAGGGACTACGTCGCACCGATTGTCAAGCTTATTGGCGTTGTGAGAGATATCCAGCAGCATAGGTCgaatagaccttcacttGTTAGGGACGAGAGAGATGGTACAGAAGAGATGGCTCCAAACGCTTACAAGCTGTACTCCTATATTGAAACGGTCCTTTCCGGCTTATCCTACCCTAGCGGTGAAGCTCTTCCCGAGATTGAAGCCCATCAAGCTCAGACTGAGGTATATAcgttcatcttccaaggGCGTACAGTTGCATGGCCTCAAGGGGGCCATGATCTCGTCCTCACAATGGACAGTAAACACTCTGAGCCACCATATCCCTATctcagccttctccttcatttcGACACGGAAGCTTTCCTTCATGCCATGGATATTGCCTTTGAAGATTCCTACCTTAATGACCCTACCGGGGCAATAAATCGCCAATCCATTGTTAACCTCATGTTAGATGTTATGGACCCAGAGTACTTCCACCCAGGAGACATCACCCTCCTACACATTTTTGTGGCGAGGAACTTGCCAAAGTACCCACAATTCCTCTTCATACCTCCCTCTACCCTCCATCGTATCCTCGTCAGCCTGGCAAGCGACCCCGATCAATCAACAAGGGAAGATCGGCAACTTGCAGCTGAATACCTTTTGTCGGCTTATACCCCACACGATGGCGAAGCTATGCTCTCCCTCTTTGAGACAGCTGGTTTCTTCCGTATCCTTAGCGAGGCCTATCGACGAGAGGGCAAGTGGGGCAAGTTAATATCTACTCTGTTGAGAGATCCCGAATCGGACGATGAAGTGTTTACTGCATTGGAAGAGATCATTAAAACCGCTACTCCATCCGCAGAAGTCAATCAAGCAGTGGTTGATGCTCTGCCTCATCTGTTTGACTTAGGGGTTAGGGAAACGGCAATACTATTGGACAAAGAGCTTTCTAACATCCACCCACAAGCCATCCAAGCCTTAGGTCACGCCCCCCATAAGCAAATGGCATATCTGCGATGCTTGCTCGAGCCCGACCCAGAGGAGACGCACAATGCCCCTTCAAGCAACATTGATCTGCCAAGCCGTCACTTGTACATTACGTTACTAGCACAGCACGACCCTGGACACATTGTGTCATTCCTCGACGAGCGtggtccttcttcctttgatCTCCCGCGGCTAGTGGACCAACTGGACGAGGCCGGATTGTATGAAGCTGAGCTTTGGGCGCTAGACAGGCAGGGCAAGGTCAAGGAGACTTTTGTGAAGGTGGGCGATGTGTTGAGAACAAAGGGCGGGGAGCTAGGAGAAGGTTtggtgaatgatgatgtaGGAAGTGTCCATTTGGCGCTGGAGACTATCCAGGGAGTGGCCAAGATGGCGGTTAGGCTTTGCCGAGAACACTCTTCACCAAAGGTTGAAGGTCGAAATGAGAGCGGAAGAGGGGCaatggaagtggaagataTGTGGCTTGGAGTGCTCCATGAGATTATCGAGCTCGTTCATACCTCTTCTGCTCTCACCTCCATCTCGTCTGACACTGTTGTTCTCGACACTCTTCGGTCACTTGTCCAGGAGACTCTCTCTTCACTtgtttcctcatcctctccgTCACTCTCTTTTCCCCGTCTTTTCAAACGACTTGTGGATGCTTCAACTACGACCACAAAACAGTCTAGCAAAGGAAGAGCGTATAGCGAGTTCAGAACAATTCTCATGGGGATGTTGGATTCTTACAGGgcggaaggagagatgTTAAATATGACCACAaagttggtggaggcagatCTGGGCGAAGTAACCGCCGAATTTGTCGAGAAAAGTAtgcgaggatggagagctGAAGGAGGACAATGCGGAGAATGTGGGAAAAATTTGAAAAAGGATCAGAGCTGGGTGGTTCTCGGGTCTGGCTCTGTCCTTCACAAGTCATGTTTCCAAGTGTGAAGACTTTGATTTTTGGGTATAGAATTTTTATAGGTAACCATGGTGCATATTTATATGTATATCTTTATATGATCATAAAAAATGCCCTCGATCTAGACATATGCCTCTATGGAGTTGAATCTAGGATGGCAATTATGTCGTCCCGACCCGATATTTGAGCGAGCATTGAAGGTGTCTGATCGTCCTGGTCCTAAGGCATCTGGTTAAAGAACGTCGCTCAACAACCACGGCTTACCTTCAGGCTCTTGTCTGCGCCAAGCTCCAACAGAAGCTTTGTCATTTCTGGGTATCCTCTGTCGGCAGCCAAATGCAGAGGTGTATATCCCTACCGATCGCCAAGATAAATGCATTGCCATTGCATGAGACACATCACCAGACTTACGAATTCATCTCTTGAGTTTATCAAACTTGAATCGCCTTCAGCCAATTCTTTTGCCGCCTGCAGGGAATCTGCGACAACGGCATCATGTATAGGGCTTGTTCCTCTGATAGTGACGCAACCTCAGCTCCATAGCTGGTCTGTGGATGTTCACTTACTCGTTATCCAACCCGTCTTCTCCCTGCATGACGCTGActtttctccatccatcctttgCTCCCTCATTTCcgtcttttccatcttcacttCCACTATCGCTCAATCTTTCAAGATCGATTTCGTTCTCTTCCTGAATGACACCGTCCCATCCAACTTGTTTTGCGATCTCAACATAACGGCCTTGGGCCATCGCTTTCGTTTGATTTGGGACCGAATTCAAATGAAGATATTTCCTTGAGACAGAATCCCAAGCATCATGCTTTGCGCGGTTGGTGGGGTAAAAAAGGGAGGGACGAGATGATGTTCTATTGTACCGTGAGTGCAATGTTACAGACTCTTTGATTAACTGGCTGAGACTTACGGTCCTGCTCCTGTGGTTATAAATTTGAAAAGACCATAAAG
Encoded here:
- a CDS encoding hypothetical protein (HMMPfam hit to RhoGEF, RhoGEF domain, score: 69.3, E(): 1e-17); the encoded protein is MGPLLSPTKPRPLSRHRSAEPFPPAPPPKAIDLNSSTRSTDKDTGRKITRRAFLCDVIIEREGEETANLLAHLGEPLKPLSTLPPPAQTTNGRPTTPSRLSQPPDSDDDARGNTGPVWTAVKSDEMKKKLANVIEELVRTERSYLSRVHALKTAYADRLRLYSKDPNQQLIPPYEAKAMFANIELIVPASMAFLGDLEEMMQSGHAEDLVGDVCLKHFKILRTFDPYRTYLSKQDESQKLFQDSLKKFIGFGTFIESTKYQTTGIGNIGLRELLMEPVQRIPRYTLLWQTMIKCMSPLSTQRAKLLEAIEIASGIARCEPDAQTVRATVMYNLERNIDNFPAKLFSNNRDFIDAIDVEDIPAEYPTAQCPNGRPTSINSRTAVSTASTPSLPAFGSLPSTGSHIPQSPQSVTSAMPTLHCTLFLFDDKLMIVKRQSSSISGRKITGTDDVQKLVKSGGGIAVKEKNNAKRDKLSYRGEVDILDVMASDVGNGDFHLFFERPPADQCGRWGNRSFRSYSTVHPPYSVSLDPVATRKDKLRFIQNLWAAQALARAKVLPSSESKAVPRVLQSETEVDFEGGDLERATCFWDVWNRNEWCGQRKGKVVIHVDEDGMAPALPIDTRSTKLSVYLQPMAGGLCRYAHSVAGKEEAERIVVDMSEVKEKIASTINHYGIFKFRTGTISCPTTPSSGTHRIRPSMLNLDTISRNLFGAGSVSGRSGTSNDMFSTAGSKRGSKYAMSRSSSMETSLYSTDGHEEKEASKKKFSKISLSPDPHSLIAGAPYAAETDNIRQSEIDLNQRLDAAKKNGQSTTLSSGTAPKLNKLGNRSVTELRRSNEGIAERYISCRTTGTNSPIPPSSPSKSSSPLRIRNATPPKHPASPDTDTTPQARLPPPIITSPVTAPLNIRKTPSRAQTISSEHVVTSPSRATSPAPSVAIAPTYYLPSDPSLTSKPSLSHKPSTSRPGGPRGPVPRSPLPTIKTQLPSTAITSSSTAGSRHTGLRIVSGNGRRISLNRETVPLKGEEENDPFATNTPSIPSTAKRQHSVESLSPRKRSPSLGKSPLGEVGNNPPLVIKPHRRTSAKAGTPRRTSGPLMSARTVSASRSSINSVASADTINTVNTAGTCGGGEDVEMKEYEDVVGAMDATLNKIRDARGSAKRLKSEVSGLRKQIIRESGKAKQSLAVKIDRAGSLPRSPQKRHISRMVEQDVYDLTPSLSRQSSQSKKDIEIDVMDECARGIVQITQRMDLHLRQAEMDAEQAVVLGRRAIAENDEKSQEISMLKGQLERSREHHELLQRQLGDAQIELDVVYEAFNTELDGMFNDAQLPEDEAFQALRNDLQVTKANRNVLQLENQKLKRELEEANLKRDQWARILRTQGHIV
- a CDS encoding hypothetical protein (Match to EST gb|CF191516.1|CF191516; HMMPfam hit to Ank, Ankyrin repeat, score: 39.6, E(): 8.7e-09); translation: MSTISFASEDQFEAASSWLISTPAAAGLPNEIKLELYGLFKFITTGAGPTSSRPSLFYPTNRAKHDAWDSVSRKYLHLNSVPNQTKAMAQGRYVEIAKQVGWDGVIQEENEIDLERLSDSGSEDGKDGNEGAKDGWRKVSVMQGEDGLDNDPIHDAVVADSLQAAKELAEGDSSLINSRDEFGYTPLHLAADRGYPEMTKLLLELGADKSLKDQDDQTPSMLAQISGRDDIIAILDSTP